A region of Salmo salar chromosome ssa17, Ssal_v3.1, whole genome shotgun sequence DNA encodes the following proteins:
- the LOC106561309 gene encoding excitatory amino acid transporter 2: protein MPKQVEVRMHESHLEPIEARPRNKCISCFSSLFKNLLLTLTVLGQCDSGAVSGMLLRYASPIHPDIVMVIAFPGDILMRMLKMLILPLIISSLITGLAGLDAKSSGRLGTRAMVYYMSTTVIAAVLGVILVLAIHPGDPKMKEQLGDGQKHDDVSSLDAFFDLIRNLFPENLVQACFQQIQTVTKKVEKVIEEDLNATTVEGLLSNATKEPEFIIKKSLQFKSGMNVLGVIGFFIAFGICMGKMGERAKLMLEFFNILNEIVMNLVIMIMWYLPFGICCLICGKIISIDDLEVVARQLGMYMVTVIVGLIIHGAIFLPAIYFAIVRKNPYTFFMGIFQAWITALGTASSAGTLPVTFRCLEENLGIDKRVTRFVLPVGATINMDGTALYEAVAAIFIAQMNNIYLDAGQIVTVSLTATLASVGAASIPSAGLVTMLLILTAVGLPTQDISLLVAVDWLLDRFRTSVNVVGDSYGAGIVYHLSKAELDELDATHGKSDDIEMMNKTSSYYDDLKNHHENNSNQCVQYAAHNSVVVDECKVTSTTNGSTAAATMAECMLVEEEPQKRE from the exons gTGTGATTCTGGGGCTGTGTCTGGGATGCTGCTTCGTTATGCCTCTCCCATCCACCCAGACATTGTCATGGTGATTGCCTTCCCTGGAGACATCCTAATGAGGATGCTGAAGATGTTGATCCTGCCTCTCATCATCTCCAGTTTAATCACAG GTCTGGCTGGTCTAGATGCCAAGTCTAGCGGTCGCCTGGGAACAAGGGCTATGGTCTACTACATGTCCACCACGGTGATTGCTGCCGTGCTGGGAGTCATCCTGGTGCTGGCCATCCACCCTGGAGACCCCAAGATGAAGGAGCAGCTGGGAGATGGCCAAAAACACGACGATGTGTCCAGCCTGGATGCCTTCTTTGACCTCATCAGGAACCTATTTCCTGAGAACCTGGTGCAGGCCTGCTTCCAACAG ATCCAGACAGTCACTAAGAAGGTGGAGAAGGTGATTGAGGAGGACCTCAATGCCACCACTGTGGAGGGGCTCCTGTCCAACGCCACCAAGGAACCTGAGTTCATCATCAAGAAGTCCCTCCAGTTTAAGAGTGGCATGAATGTGTTAG GTGTGATTGGCTTCTTCATTGCCTTTGGCATTTGCATGGGGAAGATGGGAGAGAGGGCCAAGCTCATGCTGGAGTTCTTCAACATTCTCAACGAGATTGTTATGAACCTGGTCATCATGATCATGTGGTA TCTCCCCTTCGGTATCTGCTGCCTGATCTGTGGTAAGATCATCTCCATTGATGACCTGGAGGTGGTTGCTAGGCAGTTGGGGATGTACATGGTGACTGTAATTGTGGGCTTGATCATCCACGGAGCCATTTTCCTGCCCGCCATCTACTTTGCCATTGTCAGGAAAAACCCCTACACCTTCTTCATGGGCATCTTCCAGGCCTGGATCACTGCCCTAGGGACAGCCTCCAG TGCTGGGACACTGCCTGTCACCTTCCGTTGCCTGGAGGAGAACTTGGGAATCGATAAGAGAGTCACTCGTTTCGTGCTCCCAGTCGGGGCCACCATCAACATGGATGGAACCgccctctatgaggccgtggcgGCCATCTTTATTGCCCAGATGAACAACATCTATCTGGATGCTGGTCAGATTGTCACTGTCAG TCTGACAGCTACCCTGGCCAGTGTTGGTGCGGCCAGTATTCCCAGTGCTGGACTGGTGACTATGCTTCTGATCCTCACTGCAGTGGGCCTGCCAACTCAGGACATCAGCCTGCTGGTTGCTGTTGACTGGCTCCT GGACCGGTTCCGTACCTCAGTGAACGTGGTGGGAGATTCGTACGGCGCGGGCATAGTGTACCACCTGTCCAAGGCTGAGCTGGACGAGCTGGACGCTACACATGGCAAGTCAGATGACATCGAGATGATGAACAAGACCTCGTCCTACTATGATGACCTCAAGAACCACCACGAAAACAACTCCAACCAGTGCGTCCAATATGCCGCTCACAATTCAGTCGTGGTAGATGAGTGCAAG GTAACCTCGACCACTAATGGCTCTACCGCTGCGGCGACCATGGCGGAGTGCATGCTTGTTGAGGAGGAACCCCAGAAACGTGAATAA